The sequence AAGAACGGGGACTGCGCCAGGATGGGAAGGCACGAGGAGAGCGGGTTGGTGCCCGACTCCTTGTACAGCTTCATCATCTCTTCGGACTGGCGCTGCTTGTCGTTCTTGTAGCGCTCCTGGATCTTCTTCATCTCGGGCTGCAGCGTCTGCATCGCCCGGGTCGCCTTGATCTGCTTCACGAAGAGCGGGATCAGGCAGATACGGATCAGGATCACGAGGGACACGATCGACAGGCCCCAGGCCCACCCTGTGTCGGGGCCGAAGATGGCGCCGTACACCGTGTGGAACTGGACGATGACCCAGGAGACAGGTGTCGTGATGAAGCTGAAGAGGCTGGCAATCGTGTCCACTAATCATGCTCCTTGGGCATGGGACGAGGTCTCTGCGGCCGGGCTCGAGGGAAGCTCGGAACGCGGCTTCTCCTCGGTGGCCGGTTCGGCGGCGGAGGTCCCGCCCTTGCGTGCGCGCCAAGCGTTGCGCAGCAGTTCGTGCCACCGCGGGCGCTTGCGCGGCGGAACATGGTCCACACCGCCCAGCGACCACGGATTGCACCGGAGGATGCGCCAGGCGGTGAGTGCCGTGCCCTTGATCGCACCGTGCCGGTCGATGGCCGTGTAGCCGTAGTGGGAGCACGACGGGTAGTACTTGCACACCGGCCCGAGCAATGGACTGATCGTCCACTGGTACAGCTTGATCAGAGCCAGCAGCGGGTACTTCATCGCGCGCCCCCTCCCAGCAGCCGCTCAAGAGCGGCATCCAGGTCTCGGGCCAGCTGTGCGTGGTCTGCGTCGCCCGATCCGGGCAACGCCCGTACGACTACCAGGCTACCGGGGGGAAACAGGACGACTCGGTCACGCATCAGATGGCGCAGTCTGCGCTTCACTTTGTTGCGCACAACCGCTCCACCCACGGCCTTGCTCACGACGAAACCCGCACGCGTCGGGGGAGCGCTCTCCCCAGGCGCGTGCGGGTCCGTGGCACCGCTACGAAGGTGGACGACGAGGGTTGGGCGGCCTGCCCGGCGCCCCCGTCGTACCGCGGTCGCGAAATCCTCGCGCCGCCTCAGCCGATGCTCGGAAGGCAGCACGACGT is a genomic window of Streptomyces griseochromogenes containing:
- the yidD gene encoding membrane protein insertion efficiency factor YidD; amino-acid sequence: MKYPLLALIKLYQWTISPLLGPVCKYYPSCSHYGYTAIDRHGAIKGTALTAWRILRCNPWSLGGVDHVPPRKRPRWHELLRNAWRARKGGTSAAEPATEEKPRSELPSSPAAETSSHAQGA
- the rnpA gene encoding ribonuclease P protein component, giving the protein MLPSEHRLRRREDFATAVRRGRRAGRPTLVVHLRSGATDPHAPGESAPPTRAGFVVSKAVGGAVVRNKVKRRLRHLMRDRVVLFPPGSLVVVRALPGSGDADHAQLARDLDAALERLLGGGAR